The following proteins are encoded in a genomic region of Cryptococcus neoformans var. neoformans JEC21 chromosome 2 sequence:
- a CDS encoding heat shock transcription factor 2, putative: MTTNLYAIAGPSKPTTPTSTPSPRSEPPSPLKSLTSLPTNPLNSHGTSTPNTLTNQLSSTGIGISKPGLSVDENGEVMKVPAFLNKLYTMVSDPEVDDLIYWGESGDSFFVPNAELFGRELLPRWFKHSNFSSFVRQLNMYGFHKVPHLQSGALKNETPIELWEFANPYFKRGQPQLLTKVTRKNNRPSNSGVGPSSSVGGSGAGGGMSTRSASAAAASGSASGQIQQAISQGHEAGNHSTSGKYLITDGTTPGSVPPSHTSAGPLIAPQTLDLSAINSGIAAIRQTQASIATDLRKLQASNEALWRQAYETQEKQRKHEETIDLIVSFLERLFGTEGEGLKGLKEAMRRGVGVRRDRDGREGRDSRDSRFAEDDDGGQKKRRRVGIDRMIEGGTGDGTGEHGEIESPTSDDRLVEIGSNSEYSIPSVKRTSSSSHPISLGQLGSSRFTALPSEDPSPSASGPGSTSYEGLHTTQTNARGAGADVNVTDPTLGMNHLSPLSDTDPLLPSSSNALAPYSSHLPFPSSNSNQSNSFNPSNPSSAWASNPSQPLLSPTSAAAAAHAYNLDPSLLQTTIGSLLQSPAAAQMFLNSLSASAQGQALASHSHPHNPSPLNPNPNGNASTSASASAHGMNTGGMGTGSGTKDVDPTLALFSPLPSHSSLTSQSNDLLKSYSDALTVGEGVDNLQESIDSLVRSMGLDLPNGGSSVGVDVGDGAGVGTETGEGDGEFNVDEFLQGLAKEGEEEGEREVEGDGGVSSSGAGAGAENGRKEDVIAQSGLKSES, translated from the exons ATGACCACAAATCTATACGCTATAGCAGGCCCCTCAAAACCCACAACTCCGACATCGACCCCTTCTCCACGCTCCGAGCCGCCTTCACCGCTCAAATCACTCACATCACTCCCGACAAACCCGCTCAACTCGCATGGCACGTCTACCCCCAACACACTCACAAATCAGCTGTCAAGCACAGGAATAGGAATATCCAAACCGGGCCTAAGTGTggatgagaatggagaagTCATGAAGGTGCCCGCATTCTTGAACAAGCTGTATACGATGGTCAGTGATCCGGAGGTGGACGACTTGATTTACTGGGGAGAGAGTGGGGATTCATTCTTTG TACCGAATGCAGAGCTATTCGGGAGAGAACTCTTACCGAGATGGTTTAAACATTCCAACTTCTCAAGTTTTGTCCGTCAACTCAACATGTATGGGTTTC ACAAAGTCCCTCACCTTCAGTCTGGTGCCCTGAAGAATGAAACGCCCATCGAATTATGGGAGTTCGCAAACCCTTATTTCAAACGCGGCCAACCCCAACTTCTCACCAAAGTAACTCGCAAAAACAACCGACCTTCAAACTCTGGTGTTggaccttcatcttccgttGGAGGTAGCGGAGCTGGTGGAGGAATGAGCACCCGCTCTgcatctgctgctgctgcctctGGCTCTGCTTCCGGACAAATCCAGCAAGCCATCAGTCAAGGCCATGAAGCTGGTAACCATTCCACTTCAGGAAAATACCTTATCACAGACGGTACCACCCCTGGCTCTGTCCCTCCTTCCCACACCTCCGCCGGTCCACTCATCGCCCCTCAAACCCTCGATCTTTCGGCAATCAATTCTGGTATCGCCGCCATACGCCAAACCCAAGCTTCCATCGCTACCGATCTCCGCAAACTTCAGGCATCTAACGAAGCGCTTTGGAGGCAGGCGTATGAAACGCAGGAAAAGCAGAGGAAACATGAAGAGACGATAGATTTGATTGTAAGCTTTTTGGAGAGGTTGTTTGGGACGGAAGGGGAGGGATTGAAGGGATTGAAGGAGGCGATGAGAAGGGGGGTTGGAGTAAGAAGGGATAGGGATGGGAGAGAAGGTAGGGATTCAAGAGATTCGAGATTTGCggaggacgacgatgggggacagaagaaaagaaggagggtagGAATCGATAGGATGATTGAGGGTGGCACCGGTGATGGAACAGGCGAACATGGTGAGATTGAAAGCCCAACATCAGACGATCGCCTCGTCGAGATCGGATCCAACTCGGAATATTCCATCCCATCCGTCAAACgtacctcctcttcctcccaccCAATTTCCCTCGGTCAACTGGGTTCCTCCCGATTTACTGCGCTGCCTTCCGAagatccttctccttcagcttctgGACCTGGATCAACATCTTACGAAGGTCTTCACACCACACAAACTAATGCCCGTGGAGCTGGGGCTGACGTCAACGTGACCGACCCGACTTTAGGCATGAACCACCTCTCGCCTCTATCCGATACCGATCCCCTCCTcccgtcatcatccaacgCCCTCGCCCCATACTCCTCTcacctccccttcccttcttccaactctaACCAATCTAACTCATTTAACCCATCTAACCCATCTTCCGCATGGGCCTCCAACCCTTCCCAACCCTTACTCTCACCAACATCCGCCGCAGCCGCCGCACACGCATATAACCTCGATCCTTCTCTGCTCCAAACCACGATCGGGAGTCTACTCCAAAGTCCTGCAGCGGCGCAAATGTTTTTGAATTCGTTAAGCGCCAGTGCACAAGGTCAGGCTTTGGCTTCGCACTCTCATCCCCATAATCCATCTCCGCTGAACCCGAACCCGAACGGCaatgcctccacctcggcctctgcttctgctcaTGGCATGAATACCGGAGGTATGGGAACAGGATCAGGAACCAAAGACGTCGACCCAACTCTCGCCCTTTTTTCCCCACTCCCCTCCCATTCGTCGCTCACTTCCCAATCCAACGACCTCTTGAAATCCTACAGTGACGCCCTCACAGTCGGAGAAGGCGTGGACAATTTACAAGAGAGTATCGATAGTCTGGTGAGGAGTATGGGGTTGGATTTGCCTAATGGTGGATCTTCTGTGGGTGTCGATGTCGGTGACGGGGCTGGAGTTGGAACAGAGAcaggggaaggggatggagagTTTAATGTGGATGAATTCTTGCAGGGCTTGGcgaaggaaggggaagaagaaggagaaagggaagtagaaggggatgggggTGTGTCAAGCTCAGGCGCAGGCGCAGGCGCAgaaaatggaaggaaggaagatgtaATTGCCCAAAGTGGCCTCAAGTCGGAAAGTTAA